One part of the Arachidicoccus terrestris genome encodes these proteins:
- a CDS encoding aconitate hydratase → MAFDIDMIKKVYSELPDKIAKARAATGTPLTLAEKVLYAHLHSDQPLKKFERAHDYVNFAPDRVAMQDATAQMALLQFMQAGRPKVAVPSTVHCDHLIIAKEGAEKDLAFAKEESKEVYDFLGSVSNKYGIGFWRPGAGIIHQVVLENYAFPGGMMIGTDSHTVNAGGLGMIAIGVGGADACDVMAGLPWELKWPKLIGVKLTGKLSGWAAPKDIILKVAGILTVKGGTGAIVEYFGEGARSISCTGKGTICNMGAEIGATNSTFGYDESMARYLRATGRTEVADIADSIKDHLTGDPEVYADPEKYFDQVIEINLSELEPHLNGPFTPDLATPVSKMKEVADAQGWPERVEVGLIGSCTNSSYEDLSRAVSLAKQVAEKNLKAKSEFLINPGSEQIRFTVERDGILDVFEGIGAKILTNACGPCIGMWDRVGAEKKEKNTIVHSFNRNFAKRADGNPNTFAFVASPELVTAIAIAGDLTFNPMTDYLLNEKGEKVKLDPPSGDELPKNGFDVEDPGYQAPAEDGSSVQIQVSPDSKRLQLLSPFAEWEGTDLKGLRLLIKAKGKCTTDHISMAGPWLKFRGHLDNISNNMLIGAVNFFNEKTDSVKNELTGEYGPVPATQRAYKAAGIGTVVVGDENYGEGSSREHAAMEPRHLGVRAVIAKSFARIHETNLKKQGMLGLTFQDKNDYDKILEDDVIDILGLTTFTPDKPLTIVLHHADGSTEQFDVNHTYNQQQIEWFRHGAALNIIRKSFEQKS, encoded by the coding sequence ATGGCTTTTGATATTGACATGATCAAAAAGGTCTACAGTGAGCTACCTGACAAAATTGCAAAAGCACGCGCCGCTACCGGCACACCTCTCACACTTGCCGAAAAAGTACTTTACGCGCATTTACACAGCGACCAACCCCTGAAGAAATTCGAAAGGGCACACGATTATGTTAATTTCGCGCCTGACCGTGTAGCTATGCAGGATGCCACTGCTCAGATGGCGCTGTTGCAGTTCATGCAGGCTGGCCGCCCGAAAGTAGCGGTTCCTTCCACTGTACACTGTGATCACCTGATTATTGCCAAAGAAGGTGCTGAAAAAGACCTGGCATTCGCAAAAGAAGAAAGTAAAGAAGTATATGATTTTCTCGGCTCTGTGTCCAATAAATACGGAATCGGATTCTGGCGCCCGGGCGCCGGTATCATCCACCAGGTCGTACTGGAAAATTACGCCTTCCCTGGCGGGATGATGATTGGTACCGACTCCCATACTGTAAATGCGGGTGGTCTGGGTATGATTGCCATCGGTGTCGGCGGTGCTGACGCCTGTGATGTAATGGCTGGTTTGCCATGGGAACTGAAATGGCCTAAACTGATCGGTGTGAAGCTGACCGGCAAACTAAGTGGCTGGGCAGCTCCAAAAGATATTATCCTTAAAGTTGCCGGAATCCTGACTGTAAAAGGCGGCACCGGTGCCATCGTTGAATATTTTGGTGAAGGTGCACGTTCTATCAGCTGTACCGGTAAAGGCACCATCTGTAATATGGGTGCTGAAATAGGCGCCACCAACTCTACCTTCGGTTACGACGAATCTATGGCCCGCTACCTGAGAGCCACCGGCAGAACAGAGGTAGCTGATATCGCAGATTCTATCAAAGATCATCTGACCGGCGATCCGGAAGTATACGCAGATCCTGAAAAATATTTTGATCAGGTGATTGAAATCAACCTTTCTGAGCTGGAGCCTCACCTGAACGGACCATTCACACCCGATCTGGCTACACCTGTTTCCAAAATGAAGGAAGTAGCCGATGCACAGGGCTGGCCGGAAAGAGTGGAAGTCGGTTTAATCGGATCTTGTACCAATTCCTCCTATGAAGACCTTTCCCGTGCCGTTTCTCTGGCAAAACAGGTGGCCGAAAAAAACCTGAAGGCTAAATCTGAATTCCTGATCAACCCGGGATCCGAACAAATCCGTTTTACCGTGGAGCGCGACGGCATCCTGGACGTATTTGAAGGAATCGGCGCCAAGATCCTGACCAATGCCTGCGGACCCTGTATCGGTATGTGGGACAGAGTCGGTGCTGAGAAAAAAGAAAAAAACACCATCGTTCACTCTTTTAACCGCAACTTCGCGAAAAGAGCCGATGGCAACCCCAATACATTTGCATTCGTCGCCTCGCCTGAACTGGTAACTGCGATTGCCATTGCCGGAGACCTGACATTCAACCCGATGACAGACTACCTGCTCAATGAAAAGGGGGAGAAAGTAAAACTGGATCCACCATCCGGAGATGAACTACCTAAGAATGGCTTTGATGTTGAAGATCCCGGTTATCAGGCACCTGCAGAAGACGGTTCTTCCGTTCAGATCCAGGTTTCTCCGGACTCAAAACGTCTGCAGCTGTTGTCTCCGTTCGCTGAGTGGGAAGGCACCGACCTGAAAGGCTTAAGACTGCTGATCAAGGCCAAAGGCAAATGTACCACTGACCATATCTCTATGGCCGGTCCATGGCTGAAATTCAGGGGGCATCTGGATAATATCTCCAATAATATGCTGATCGGCGCGGTTAACTTCTTTAATGAGAAAACAGACAGCGTTAAAAATGAGCTGACCGGTGAATACGGTCCTGTACCGGCTACCCAGCGTGCTTATAAAGCCGCCGGTATCGGAACAGTCGTTGTGGGGGATGAAAACTACGGAGAGGGCTCCAGCAGGGAACATGCTGCAATGGAACCTCGTCACCTGGGTGTTCGTGCGGTCATTGCCAAGAGCTTTGCACGTATCCATGAGACCAACCTGAAAAAGCAGGGTATGCTGGGTCTGACTTTCCAGGATAAAAATGACTACGACAAGATTCTGGAAGATGACGTGATCGATATCCTGGGTTTAACCACTTTTACTCCGGATAAACCGTTAACGATCGTATTACATCATGCAGACGGTTCTACTGAGCAGTTCGACGTGAATCACACCTACAATCAACAACAGATCGAGTGGTTCAGACACGGAGCCGCGCTGAATATCATCCGTAAAAGCTTCGAACAAAAGAGTTAA
- a CDS encoding Crp/Fnr family transcriptional regulator, producing the protein MYPLLRDNIQGHITLSEDQLEKLEGLFQEKMLKKKHYLLQEGDINQGLAFVTEGLLRSYKVDSNGFEHVLQFAPPGWWMADMKSLNRQEPADLFIEALEPTYYLFISRAKLDEAFEAFPELERHFRILAENAVIAYQQRLIGNLSQPAIERFATFCHLYPTLTQSLPHKQIASFIGVTPEFFSKMINNMPLPD; encoded by the coding sequence ATGTATCCCTTACTCAGAGACAACATTCAAGGACATATTACACTATCCGAAGATCAACTGGAAAAACTCGAAGGGCTGTTTCAGGAAAAAATGCTGAAAAAAAAGCACTACCTATTGCAGGAAGGTGACATCAATCAGGGACTGGCATTTGTAACAGAAGGGCTGCTCAGAAGCTATAAAGTGGATAGCAACGGCTTTGAGCACGTGCTGCAGTTTGCCCCGCCCGGCTGGTGGATGGCTGACATGAAAAGTCTTAACAGGCAGGAGCCGGCAGACCTTTTTATTGAAGCGCTGGAGCCTACCTATTACCTGTTTATCTCCAGGGCAAAACTGGATGAAGCATTTGAAGCATTTCCCGAGCTGGAAAGACATTTCAGAATACTGGCAGAAAATGCGGTTATCGCCTATCAACAAAGGCTGATTGGTAACCTCAGTCAACCGGCGATTGAGCGGTTCGCTACCTTTTGCCATCTGTATCCTACGTTAACACAAAGCTTGCCACACAAACAGATTGCTTCTTTTATCGGCGTTACACCGGAATTCTTCTCTAAAATGATCAATAACATGCCTTTGCCAGACTAA
- a CDS encoding pirin family protein has protein sequence MEKKIDRVIAKPARAGMVGDGFRVFNFIPQAVGQKRISPFLMLDFNAAYDFGPSDHIRGVDVHPHKGFETVTIAYQGSVAHHDSAGNSGVINPGDVQWMTAGNGILHKEYHEENFSKKGGNFEMVQLWVNLPKKDKSVAAHYQPLTKNDIPVVTLPDGKSVVRVIAGEFQEQKGAASTYTSVNLLDVHLEAGGEVTIPVPTAHNTALLFVNGGGKVNGRDVQEHDFVLFENDGEDIHLQASEKAVILLMSGTPIDEPIASYGPFVMNTQDEIIEAINDFNQGKFGHLE, from the coding sequence ATGGAAAAGAAAATAGACAGGGTTATAGCAAAGCCTGCCAGGGCAGGCATGGTCGGTGACGGATTCAGGGTATTTAATTTTATCCCACAGGCCGTCGGGCAAAAAAGAATCAGCCCGTTTTTGATGCTGGACTTTAACGCCGCTTATGATTTTGGCCCTTCCGATCATATCCGGGGTGTCGACGTTCATCCGCACAAAGGTTTTGAAACAGTTACCATCGCCTACCAGGGCAGTGTTGCCCATCACGACAGTGCAGGCAACAGCGGCGTAATCAACCCCGGAGATGTGCAATGGATGACCGCAGGGAACGGCATTCTGCACAAAGAATACCATGAGGAAAATTTCTCTAAAAAAGGCGGCAATTTTGAAATGGTTCAGCTGTGGGTAAACCTTCCCAAAAAAGATAAATCAGTCGCTGCGCATTATCAGCCGCTGACAAAAAATGACATACCGGTGGTCACGCTACCAGACGGCAAAAGTGTTGTCCGCGTCATCGCAGGTGAATTTCAGGAGCAGAAAGGGGCCGCAAGTACATATACCTCCGTCAATCTATTGGATGTACACCTGGAAGCCGGAGGTGAGGTAACCATTCCGGTGCCGACCGCACATAATACAGCATTACTTTTTGTCAATGGCGGAGGCAAGGTTAATGGCCGGGATGTGCAAGAGCATGATTTTGTGTTATTTGAAAACGACGGCGAAGACATTCATCTGCAGGCCAGCGAAAAAGCGGTCATATTGCTGATGAGCGGAACGCCCATTGATGAACCCATTGCCAGCTACGGCCCCTTTGTCATGAATACACAAGATGAGATCATAGAAGCAATCAATGATTTCAATCAAGGCAAATTCGGACATTTGGAATAA
- a CDS encoding pirin family protein — protein sequence MFKKIMHILDGRAKKITDEETVLQPLPHSDFRFANPFILLHHITPEQIEPGSVRRIHPHPHRGFSPVTLMLRGEGFHRDNHGGEGILSAGDVQWMFAGSGLLHSEGPTDNLLKKGGDYELIQLWINSPAHLKWEAPFYQLAKKTDQPIVPTASGASIRLVAGDYEGLQGPLQAQTPITILGGELYAGKQLQLTARPGHWTLLYLISGQLQINGENILPHQLIVFEKENDELLIRSCVDSHFLYLSGEPIDEPVAAGGNFVMNTSEELKQAEADYKAGKFGTLSF from the coding sequence ATGTTTAAGAAAATTATGCACATCCTGGATGGAAGGGCAAAAAAGATCACCGATGAGGAGACCGTGCTACAGCCACTCCCCCATTCTGATTTCAGATTTGCCAATCCCTTTATCTTACTACACCATATTACACCTGAACAAATCGAGCCGGGATCCGTCAGAAGAATTCACCCACACCCCCACAGAGGGTTTTCTCCGGTTACACTGATGTTACGCGGCGAGGGTTTCCACAGAGATAATCATGGTGGAGAAGGTATCTTAAGTGCCGGTGATGTGCAATGGATGTTCGCTGGCAGCGGCCTCTTGCACAGCGAAGGGCCAACGGATAATTTACTGAAGAAGGGCGGAGATTATGAGCTTATTCAACTTTGGATTAACAGTCCTGCTCATCTTAAATGGGAGGCACCTTTCTATCAATTGGCAAAGAAAACTGATCAACCCATAGTCCCGACCGCCAGTGGCGCGTCGATCAGGCTTGTTGCAGGAGATTATGAAGGTCTTCAGGGGCCGTTGCAGGCGCAGACGCCCATTACGATTCTTGGTGGGGAATTGTATGCCGGCAAACAGCTCCAATTGACAGCCCGGCCCGGCCACTGGACATTACTCTATCTGATTAGCGGTCAATTGCAGATAAACGGGGAAAATATTCTACCCCATCAACTGATCGTCTTTGAAAAAGAGAATGATGAATTACTGATCCGCAGCTGTGTTGACAGCCATTTTCTCTACCTTAGCGGAGAACCCATTGACGAACCGGTAGCTGCTGGCGGGAATTTTGTAATGAATACATCCGAAGAGTTAAAACAGGCGGAAGCCGATTATAAAGCAGGTAAATTTGGTACACTAAGCTTTTAA